One genomic region from Rothia dentocariosa ATCC 17931 encodes:
- a CDS encoding class I SAM-dependent methyltransferase, giving the protein MPKTPNVPGTDRPAEKAAGHWLLAQLGKKVLRPGGRETTNWLLSRALGGQIDVVEFAPGLGITALEIVKRSPKTYTGVDLDPKAAEIVRGRIGDNPSYTVVNAGAQETGLPDSSYDVVVGEAMLTMQTDKHKLEIMREAARILRPGGYYAIHELSLTPDYLRPEVQEEIQKDLARSIRVNARPLTVAEWTRLAEEAGFEVLDVYQTEMALLEPKRMIADEGVGGLAKIMFNLARKPQIRERVLGMRSVFRRHADHIGAIGLVLRKK; this is encoded by the coding sequence GTGCCTAAAACCCCGAACGTTCCCGGTACCGATCGTCCCGCCGAAAAAGCCGCCGGACACTGGCTGCTCGCCCAACTCGGTAAGAAAGTTCTTCGCCCCGGTGGGCGCGAAACTACAAACTGGCTGCTCAGCCGCGCGCTTGGTGGGCAGATCGACGTGGTTGAGTTTGCACCTGGACTAGGCATTACGGCGCTCGAAATCGTCAAACGTAGCCCCAAGACCTACACCGGTGTAGACCTTGATCCAAAGGCGGCTGAAATCGTGCGCGGGCGCATCGGAGACAACCCCAGCTACACGGTCGTGAACGCCGGGGCGCAGGAGACCGGACTGCCTGATTCCAGCTATGACGTGGTGGTGGGCGAGGCTATGCTGACCATGCAGACCGACAAGCACAAGCTGGAAATTATGCGCGAAGCGGCGCGCATCCTACGGCCGGGCGGCTACTACGCCATTCACGAGCTATCGCTAACCCCCGACTACCTGCGCCCTGAGGTTCAAGAAGAAATTCAGAAGGACCTGGCACGAAGCATTCGCGTGAACGCACGCCCGCTTACGGTTGCCGAATGGACCCGCCTTGCCGAAGAAGCCGGGTTTGAGGTGTTAGACGTATATCAAACCGAGATGGCTCTTTTAGAACCCAAACGCATGATTGCCGATGAAGGGGTGGGCGGACTCGCCAAGATCATGTTCAACCTTGCACGCAAACCGCAGATTCGTGAGCGCGTGCTGGGTATGCGCAGTGTTTTCCGCCGTCACGCCGACCATATAGGCGCTATCGGTCTGGTTCTACGGAAGAAATAA
- a CDS encoding nucleotide disphospho-sugar-binding domain-containing protein has protein sequence MSRILFSPESFNMGETTRGIEIARVAQDRGYKVLFHIYSPKYRGLLESARLPVHLREPIMTDAEAKQLMALDQGRGVRHPFTTEKVRQRVTVELAAIRDFNADAVVIGSNPTMLISARIAGVPIFYARPYAYSTTYFSAKPAGEAPAAPGWLRALARTISYKPASFTRVAREHGIKLPRRTVDMFSADVNLICSLFTELRGDSLTAPDISVGPIYYRAPGELPQIVREPKKRPLIYVGMGSSGSARILAAALRQLSTAPVDVLVGDGVLLADADARSLGDNIHRAGTVPAHLLAGHIDASITHGGEGTVQTACLAGVPFAGIAMQAEQRWNIEECVRYGNALRFAKHDVHRGQMHGILDRLLSDEIMRAKARQLSKAMRGMDGPTRAVDVIEGYLKDCNPA, from the coding sequence ATGAGCCGTATTCTTTTCTCTCCCGAAAGCTTTAATATGGGTGAAACCACGCGCGGCATCGAAATAGCGCGTGTTGCCCAAGACCGAGGGTACAAAGTCCTCTTCCATATATACTCGCCCAAATACCGTGGGTTGCTGGAAAGCGCGCGGCTTCCCGTGCATCTTCGTGAACCCATCATGACTGATGCCGAAGCGAAACAACTCATGGCGCTTGACCAAGGCAGGGGAGTGCGGCATCCCTTCACCACCGAGAAAGTACGCCAGAGGGTTACCGTAGAACTTGCGGCCATTCGTGACTTTAACGCAGATGCCGTGGTGATCGGCTCTAACCCAACTATGCTGATCTCCGCGCGCATCGCCGGTGTACCTATTTTCTATGCGCGCCCTTACGCATATTCAACGACCTATTTTTCTGCGAAACCTGCCGGTGAAGCCCCCGCAGCACCGGGATGGTTACGCGCACTGGCTCGGACAATATCTTATAAACCAGCCTCGTTCACTCGTGTAGCCCGCGAACATGGAATCAAACTCCCGCGCCGTACCGTCGATATGTTCAGCGCTGACGTAAACCTTATCTGTTCTCTTTTTACCGAGCTGCGCGGCGATTCGTTAACAGCTCCAGATATCAGCGTGGGACCTATCTACTACCGTGCTCCCGGTGAACTTCCGCAGATTGTTCGGGAACCTAAAAAGCGACCACTTATCTACGTGGGGATGGGCTCGTCCGGGTCTGCACGCATCTTGGCGGCGGCGCTGCGGCAACTTTCAACGGCACCGGTAGATGTTCTGGTCGGTGATGGGGTGCTGTTAGCGGATGCTGATGCGCGCTCGCTGGGCGACAATATTCACCGTGCGGGAACTGTTCCGGCTCATCTGCTTGCCGGGCACATTGATGCCTCAATCACGCACGGTGGTGAAGGAACCGTGCAGACAGCGTGTCTGGCGGGGGTACCGTTTGCGGGTATCGCCATGCAGGCTGAGCAACGCTGGAATATTGAGGAATGTGTGCGGTACGGCAACGCCCTGCGCTTCGCGAAACATGATGTGCACCGAGGTCAGATGCACGGCATTCTGGATCGTTTACTTTCAGATGAGATCATGCGTGCCAAGGCCCGGCAGCTCAGCAAGGCAATGCGTGGCATGGACGGTCCAACCCGCGCCGTCGATGTGATTGAGGGCTATCTCAAAGACTGTAATCCTGCCTAA
- a CDS encoding NAD(P)H-binding protein: MNILVVGASGYVGRHIVEQAHRRGHRVRAVVRDKARAESAGAWGAPSLADRVDEWAVGDVTDRSWAAGVCDGVDAVISALGVTRQKADPWDIDYRANLNILESARAHDVTRFCYVNAIHAESIRSQLTRAKTAFAQALIQSPLAHQVVSPSGYFSDMSAIAQMARRAGCIFCDRKGGLTPFTGRMLPHTVLIRWNLLKKDPTILVVPRFSRGAR; this comes from the coding sequence ATGAATATTTTGGTTGTTGGAGCATCGGGCTATGTGGGGCGTCATATTGTGGAGCAGGCGCATCGTCGCGGGCATCGGGTGCGTGCTGTGGTGCGCGATAAGGCTCGGGCTGAGAGTGCCGGGGCGTGGGGTGCACCATCGCTGGCGGATAGGGTAGATGAATGGGCGGTTGGTGATGTAACCGACCGTTCCTGGGCGGCAGGGGTGTGCGATGGCGTTGATGCGGTTATTTCGGCACTAGGGGTGACTCGGCAGAAGGCCGATCCCTGGGATATTGACTACCGTGCGAACCTAAATATATTGGAGTCTGCGCGCGCCCATGATGTCACACGTTTCTGCTATGTGAACGCCATACACGCCGAGTCGATTCGTTCGCAGCTCACGCGTGCGAAAACGGCTTTCGCGCAGGCATTGATCCAGTCGCCGCTGGCGCATCAGGTGGTGAGCCCGAGTGGATACTTCTCGGATATGAGCGCTATAGCGCAGATGGCACGCCGGGCCGGGTGTATCTTCTGCGACCGCAAGGGCGGCTTAACCCCATTCACGGGGCGGATGTTGCCGCATACTGTCTTGATAAGGTGGAATCTGCTCAAGAAGGATCCTACGATATTGGTGGTCCCGAGGTTCTCTCGTGGCGCGAGGTAG
- the dnaB gene encoding replicative DNA helicase gives MSETAIDYGSRTLPHDDVAEQSVLGGMMLSKDAIADVVETLHAGDFYKPQHELIYEAIISLYGHGNPADAITVADELKGRGELTRVGGATYLHTLIASVPTAANAQYYAEIVKEHAVMRRLVEAGTKIAQLGYTSEGEVDSLVDQAQSEIYAISDGNAKEDYVTFSDALEATMNEIDANSNRPDGVYGVPTSFIEFDELTGGLHPGQMIVVAARPGVGKSTLALDIARSAAIHHDMTTVFFSLEMGRTELAMRVLSAEGRISMGRLKKGDLDQEGWTNLATLQGKITGAPLFIDDSPNMTLMEIRAKCRRLKQRNQLQLVVLDYLQLMSSGKKVESRQQEVSEFSRSLKLLAKELEVPVIALSQLNRGSEQRTDKRPMISDLRESGSIEQDADMVILLHREDMYNPDSDRVGEADMIIAKHRGGPTKTIPLAFSGKYSRFNNMASETPPQQY, from the coding sequence ATGTCTGAAACTGCCATCGATTATGGTTCTCGCACCCTGCCGCACGATGATGTCGCGGAGCAGTCGGTGCTGGGCGGCATGATGCTCTCTAAAGACGCTATTGCCGATGTGGTAGAGACTCTGCATGCGGGAGATTTCTATAAGCCGCAGCATGAACTGATCTATGAGGCAATTATTTCTCTGTACGGTCACGGCAACCCCGCCGATGCGATTACGGTAGCGGATGAGCTCAAGGGCCGCGGTGAACTCACACGAGTTGGCGGGGCAACATATTTGCATACGCTCATCGCTTCGGTTCCAACCGCTGCGAATGCCCAGTATTATGCTGAGATCGTCAAGGAACACGCGGTTATGCGCCGTCTGGTAGAGGCTGGCACTAAGATCGCCCAGCTCGGTTACACGAGCGAGGGCGAGGTAGACTCGCTGGTTGATCAGGCACAATCTGAGATTTACGCAATTTCAGATGGCAACGCGAAAGAGGATTACGTTACCTTCTCAGATGCCTTAGAAGCCACGATGAACGAGATTGATGCGAACTCGAACCGTCCGGATGGCGTTTATGGCGTGCCCACGAGCTTTATTGAGTTTGATGAGCTCACCGGTGGTTTGCATCCGGGGCAGATGATTGTGGTTGCCGCGCGTCCCGGCGTGGGTAAATCGACTTTGGCACTGGATATCGCTCGTTCTGCCGCGATTCATCATGATATGACGACGGTCTTTTTCTCTTTGGAAATGGGTCGCACCGAGCTTGCAATGCGTGTGCTTTCGGCGGAGGGCCGCATTTCGATGGGCCGCCTCAAGAAGGGAGATCTTGACCAGGAGGGATGGACCAACCTGGCGACCCTGCAGGGGAAAATAACCGGTGCACCGCTTTTTATTGATGATTCGCCGAACATGACGCTCATGGAGATTCGTGCGAAATGCCGTCGTCTTAAGCAGCGCAATCAATTGCAGCTTGTGGTGCTGGACTACCTGCAGCTAATGAGCTCGGGTAAGAAAGTTGAGTCTCGTCAGCAAGAGGTCTCGGAGTTTTCCCGTAGTCTCAAACTTTTGGCGAAGGAACTTGAAGTTCCGGTCATTGCGCTCTCGCAGCTGAACCGTGGTTCGGAGCAGCGCACCGATAAGCGCCCGATGATCTCTGATCTGCGTGAATCCGGTTCGATTGAGCAGGATGCGGATATGGTGATTCTGCTGCATCGTGAGGATATGTACAATCCCGATAGCGATCGTGTGGGCGAGGCAGACATGATTATTGCGAAGCATCGTGGCGGCCCAACGAAGACTATTCCCTTGGCATTTAGCGGTAAGTACTCGCGGTTTAATAACATGGCTTCTGAGACTCCACCGCAGCAGTATTAG